A genomic stretch from Deinococcus metalli includes:
- a CDS encoding PrsW family intramembrane metalloprotease, translating to MTAPTRRLKVTVTSVWAQVIGIPLFVLVAALADRALGGTLTGAGLVAVGLVMAAVPAVLWLLAFYREDRLEPEPKTLVLGVFVLAALLAQAVGQPLIRLLTGPDPSWLVGVATAVLVVGMVQEFLKYAAVRYTVYTTPQFDHRIDGVLYGASAGLGYATVLNVQYILDHGGVDLGVGAIRVAITALAQASFAGLSGYALGRAKFDRRPALWLPAAVGGAALLNGAVSVMLRDLPWVGGLDFRPEYGLVLAVLVAGTTFAFLFTRMRGLNAADERWAAEHPAGGSAP from the coding sequence ATGACCGCGCCGACCCGCCGCCTGAAGGTGACCGTCACCTCGGTGTGGGCGCAGGTGATCGGCATTCCGCTGTTCGTCCTCGTGGCCGCCCTGGCCGACCGCGCGCTCGGCGGCACGCTGACGGGCGCCGGCCTGGTCGCGGTCGGGCTGGTCATGGCCGCGGTGCCGGCGGTCCTGTGGCTTCTGGCGTTCTACCGCGAGGACCGGCTGGAACCCGAACCCAAAACGCTGGTGCTGGGCGTCTTCGTGCTCGCGGCGCTGCTCGCGCAGGCGGTCGGGCAGCCGCTGATCCGGCTGCTGACCGGGCCGGACCCGTCGTGGCTGGTGGGCGTGGCGACGGCGGTGCTGGTGGTAGGCATGGTGCAGGAGTTCCTGAAGTACGCGGCCGTGCGCTATACGGTCTACACGACGCCGCAGTTCGACCACCGCATCGACGGCGTGCTGTACGGCGCGTCGGCGGGCCTGGGCTACGCGACCGTGCTGAACGTGCAGTACATCCTGGACCACGGCGGCGTGGACCTGGGCGTGGGCGCGATCCGCGTGGCGATCACGGCGCTCGCTCAGGCCAGTTTCGCCGGGCTGAGCGGGTACGCGCTGGGACGCGCGAAGTTCGACCGCCGCCCGGCGCTGTGGCTGCCGGCTGCCGTGGGCGGCGCGGCGCTGCTGAACGGCGCGGTCAGCGTCATGCTGCGCGACCTGCCGTGGGTCGGGGGGCTGGACTTCCGGCCCGAGTACGGCCTGGTGCTGGCTGTGCTTGTCGCCGGGACGACCTTCGCGTTCCTGTTCACCCGCATGCGCGGCCTGAACGCCGCGGACGAACGCTGGGCCGCCGAGCACCCGGCGGGCGGGAGCGCTCCGTGA
- a CDS encoding diaminopropionate ammonia-lyase produces the protein MTTERSSKYFNPAAPMTVDALPDPSLLAFHRRLPGYAPTPLVRAPHLATALGVGAAWVKDESNRLGLPAYKILGASWAVYRELEARYGPFAAWATVDDVAAQLRPHHPLTLVTATDGNHGRAVARMARWLGLDAHILVPRDMVPARIRAIEEEGARVDVVDGTYDDAVVSSARLADDRHLVISDTAWDGYTRVPGWVVEGYGTIFQEIDGQLAAAGGQPPDVVAAQMGVGSLAMAVVKHYRAPGRSAHVVGAEPTRADCVRRSLEAGRLTEVPGPHTSIMAGLNCGTTSPLAWPYLRGGLSASVAIPDARAEEAMRLLAEDGVVSGESGAAGAGGLLDLLSGEGAALARAHLGFTPDSTVLVISTEGATDPEAYARIVRKEI, from the coding sequence ATGACCACCGAGCGTTCAAGCAAGTACTTCAACCCAGCGGCGCCGATGACCGTGGACGCGCTTCCGGACCCCTCGCTCCTCGCCTTCCACCGGCGGCTGCCCGGGTACGCGCCCACCCCGCTCGTCCGCGCGCCTCACCTCGCCACTGCCCTGGGTGTCGGGGCCGCGTGGGTCAAGGACGAGTCGAACCGCCTGGGCCTGCCCGCGTACAAGATTCTGGGGGCGTCCTGGGCCGTCTACCGCGAACTGGAGGCGCGCTACGGGCCGTTCGCCGCGTGGGCGACGGTGGACGACGTGGCCGCGCAGCTCCGCCCCCACCACCCCCTGACGCTGGTCACGGCCACCGACGGGAACCACGGCCGCGCCGTGGCGCGCATGGCCCGCTGGCTGGGTCTGGACGCCCACATCCTGGTGCCGCGTGACATGGTGCCCGCCCGCATCCGGGCCATCGAAGAGGAGGGCGCGCGGGTGGACGTCGTGGACGGCACCTACGACGACGCGGTGGTGTCGTCGGCCCGGCTGGCCGACGACCGGCATCTGGTCATCAGCGATACCGCGTGGGACGGATACACCCGCGTGCCCGGCTGGGTGGTCGAGGGCTACGGCACCATCTTCCAGGAGATCGACGGGCAGCTCGCCGCGGCGGGCGGGCAGCCGCCGGACGTGGTGGCCGCCCAGATGGGCGTGGGCTCGCTGGCGATGGCGGTGGTGAAGCACTACCGCGCGCCGGGCCGGAGCGCGCACGTGGTGGGCGCCGAGCCGACCCGGGCCGACTGCGTGCGGCGCTCGCTGGAGGCGGGCCGGCTGACGGAGGTACCCGGACCCCACACCTCGATCATGGCGGGCCTGAACTGCGGCACCACCTCGCCGCTGGCGTGGCCGTACCTGCGGGGCGGCCTGAGCGCGTCCGTGGCGATCCCCGACGCGCGGGCCGAGGAGGCCATGCGGCTGCTGGCCGAGGACGGCGTGGTGTCCGGCGAGAGCGGGGCGGCCGGCGCGGGGGGCCTGCTGGACTTGCTGAGCGGCGAGGGCGCAGCGCTGGCCCGCGCCCACCTGGGCTTCACGCCCGACAGCACGGTCCTGGTCATCTCGACCGAGGGCGCGACCGATCCTGAGGCCTACGCCCGAATCGTGCGCAAGGAGATCTGA
- a CDS encoding deoxyribodipyrimidine photo-lyase, producing MIHDTRVSRLNAHAVASTGQYVLLWVQASVRVTDNHALEYAIREANTRRLPVVAVFGLTPSYPDANARHYRYLLEGLRDLRAALGARGIPLRVELGDPVTTVQSAAHHAALVVTDVGYLRLQRQWRALLAETVPVPLVAVESEALVPIRTASTKQEYAARTLRPKLHRLWPEYVVPLDAQDLKHTTTDWAPGEAVDDPARLTARLPIDQTVGAGREAGGEQAALARLRAFVADVLETYHVRRNDPTQDGGSRLSAFLHYGHLSPLTVALAAQEHPGPGTDALMEELGVRRELSFNFCWYQPLYDAYEGVPNWARATLEAHQDDPRPALYDLATLEAGRTADPYWNAAQREMVQTGRMHNYLRMYWGKKLLEWSATAREAHSRMLVLNNRYEQDGRDANSFVGISWVLGLHDRPWARRPVYGMVRSMSASGLERKFDMDAYVRMWTGEG from the coding sequence ATGATCCACGACACACGGGTGTCTCGGCTCAACGCCCATGCCGTTGCCTCTACTGGTCAGTACGTGCTGCTGTGGGTCCAGGCCAGCGTCCGCGTCACCGACAACCACGCCCTTGAATACGCCATCCGCGAGGCCAACACCCGGCGGCTGCCCGTCGTCGCCGTGTTCGGCCTGACGCCCAGCTATCCCGACGCCAACGCCCGACACTACCGGTACCTCCTGGAGGGTCTGCGCGACCTGCGTGCCGCGCTGGGCGCACGGGGAATCCCCCTCCGCGTCGAGCTGGGCGACCCCGTGACCACGGTCCAGTCCGCGGCCCACCACGCTGCCCTGGTGGTGACGGACGTGGGCTACCTGCGGCTTCAGCGGCAGTGGCGGGCGCTCCTGGCCGAGACGGTGCCGGTCCCCCTGGTCGCCGTCGAGTCCGAGGCGCTGGTGCCCATCCGCACGGCCAGCACCAAGCAGGAGTACGCGGCCCGGACGCTGCGCCCCAAGCTCCACCGCCTGTGGCCCGAGTATGTGGTGCCCCTGGATGCCCAGGACCTGAAGCACACGACGACCGACTGGGCGCCCGGCGAAGCGGTTGACGATCCGGCCCGGCTCACCGCACGGCTGCCCATCGACCAGACCGTCGGCGCAGGTCGGGAGGCGGGGGGAGAACAGGCCGCGCTGGCCCGGTTGCGGGCCTTTGTCGCGGATGTTCTGGAGACCTACCACGTGCGCCGCAACGATCCGACCCAGGACGGCGGGAGCCGTCTGAGCGCGTTTCTGCACTACGGTCACCTGTCTCCGCTGACCGTGGCCCTGGCCGCCCAGGAGCACCCGGGGCCAGGCACCGACGCGTTGATGGAAGAGCTTGGGGTGCGCCGGGAACTCAGTTTCAATTTCTGCTGGTATCAGCCCCTCTACGACGCGTACGAGGGTGTTCCCAACTGGGCCCGCGCGACCCTGGAAGCGCATCAGGACGATCCCCGCCCGGCCCTGTACGATCTGGCCACACTGGAGGCCGGACGGACGGCCGATCCGTACTGGAACGCCGCGCAGCGTGAGATGGTGCAGACCGGGCGCATGCACAACTACCTGCGGATGTACTGGGGGAAGAAACTCCTGGAGTGGAGCGCCACGGCGCGGGAAGCGCATAGCCGGATGCTCGTGCTGAACAACCGCTACGAACAGGACGGGCGAGATGCCAACAGTTTCGTCGGCATCAGTTGGGTGCTGGGACTCCACGACCGGCCGTGGGCGCGTCGTCCGGTCTACGGCATGGTCCGGAGCATGAGCGCGTCCGGCCTGGAGCGCAAATTTGATATGGACGCCTATGTCCGTATGTGGACCGGAGAGGGTTGA
- a CDS encoding CHAT domain-containing protein, whose product MWTLAVTALLWSAPAAAQVPSTQGGVTATVPAAADEALEAQGLSLLERSDLTGALSAFQAALPLREARLGPDAAGLGALLERVGETQYHLGRTAEALVTFQRVLAAAERRDGAASPAAAVALATVGLVLLDTGDLIQAQSTLGAALARLDALNPAGTLDTGVVLFGLGRLAVRQGDDLRALTSLLRALPLYEAAHGPGAPETAALQETLGLAELRLRLTLPARQHLVAALDTVQRRYGPDAPATGRLAAALAVAYTDSPPGTQDYGQAMTYHRLFTRAFFASQQAAFRTLDSAGKVQFNAQAREQFTRYFEAVFIERMVDEAASRPLVREAFDSWLSFKGSASALENGLSALLSRADAPLRAQVQTYLDLRGELATLSTAPPLTVQDAARTAARLGDLHARIAALESALSGQLGRFQDTLLPGRVTLDDLQAVLRPGEVYLDYVWTDTNVFAYALTWDGRFEVQWLPLMGKLAATYEELRRGAEAGQSLDALRPQATFLYDMLIRPLAGTFQGATSVIVSPDGPLNFLPFELLSDGQQPLLELYALRYVPSGRDLLRLRRRPPATGAGPAAVFGNPAYWAAPAVQMPAPPATGARSATTPAAPTEPAATLSEVLRGTVFAALPGTETEARTVATLLGRDTRVYLNAAASDGNLFALTSPRVLHIGTHGFFLQDAWERQALPDPMLRTGLALAGAQTAVSEGDSEGLLTGLELAGLHLEATDLVVLSACDTGLGDAVAGEGVAGLNQAFLSAGARHIVLSQWKVPDAETAQLMAAFYAEYARGTEAAEALRDAKLTLRRRGLPPRDWAAFLLSGG is encoded by the coding sequence GTGTGGACGCTGGCCGTCACGGCGCTGCTGTGGAGCGCTCCAGCGGCGGCGCAAGTGCCCTCCACGCAGGGCGGCGTCACGGCCACCGTCCCCGCGGCAGCCGACGAGGCACTTGAGGCGCAGGGGCTGTCCCTGCTGGAACGCAGTGACCTGACCGGCGCGCTGTCAGCATTCCAAGCGGCGCTGCCGCTGCGCGAGGCCCGGCTCGGCCCCGACGCTGCCGGGCTGGGCGCGCTGCTGGAGCGCGTGGGGGAGACCCAGTACCACCTCGGCCGGACCGCGGAGGCCCTGGTCACCTTCCAGCGTGTGCTGGCCGCTGCCGAGCGGCGGGATGGAGCGGCCTCACCCGCGGCGGCGGTCGCGCTGGCCACCGTGGGCCTGGTGCTCCTCGACACCGGCGACCTGATCCAGGCCCAGAGCACGCTGGGCGCCGCACTGGCCCGCCTGGACGCGCTGAATCCGGCGGGGACCCTGGACACCGGCGTGGTGCTGTTCGGCCTGGGCCGCCTGGCCGTCCGTCAGGGCGACGACCTGCGGGCGCTCACGTCCCTCCTGCGCGCGCTGCCCCTGTATGAGGCGGCCCACGGCCCCGGCGCGCCGGAGACCGCTGCCCTCCAGGAGACGCTGGGGCTGGCTGAACTGCGCCTGCGGCTCACGCTGCCCGCCCGGCAGCACCTCGTGGCCGCCCTGGATACTGTCCAGCGCCGCTACGGCCCGGACGCTCCGGCCACCGGCCGGCTCGCGGCCGCGCTGGCCGTGGCCTACACCGACAGTCCGCCCGGCACCCAGGACTACGGGCAGGCGATGACGTACCACCGGCTGTTCACCCGGGCGTTCTTCGCCAGCCAGCAGGCGGCGTTCCGGACGCTCGACAGTGCCGGCAAGGTGCAGTTCAACGCGCAGGCCCGCGAGCAGTTCACGCGGTACTTCGAGGCGGTGTTCATCGAGCGCATGGTGGACGAGGCCGCCAGCCGCCCGCTCGTGCGCGAGGCCTTCGACAGCTGGCTTTCCTTCAAGGGCTCGGCGTCCGCCCTGGAAAACGGCCTCTCGGCGCTGCTCTCACGGGCCGACGCGCCGCTGCGGGCGCAGGTCCAGACGTACCTCGACCTGCGCGGCGAACTGGCGACGCTCTCCACCGCCCCGCCGCTCACGGTGCAGGACGCGGCGCGCACCGCCGCCCGCCTGGGCGACCTGCACGCCCGCATCGCGGCGCTCGAGTCGGCGCTCTCCGGTCAGCTCGGCCGCTTCCAGGACACGCTGCTGCCCGGCCGCGTCACCCTGGACGACCTGCAGGCCGTCCTGCGGCCCGGCGAGGTCTACCTCGACTATGTCTGGACCGACACGAACGTGTTCGCGTACGCCCTGACCTGGGACGGGCGCTTCGAGGTGCAGTGGCTGCCGCTGATGGGCAAGCTTGCAGCCACCTACGAGGAGCTGCGGCGCGGCGCCGAGGCCGGACAGAGCCTGGACGCCCTGCGGCCCCAGGCCACGTTCCTGTACGACATGCTGATCCGGCCGCTGGCGGGCACCTTCCAGGGGGCCACGTCCGTGATCGTCTCGCCGGACGGCCCGCTGAACTTCCTGCCCTTCGAACTGCTGTCAGACGGCCAGCAGCCGCTGCTGGAGCTCTACGCGCTGCGCTACGTGCCCAGCGGCCGCGACCTGCTGCGCCTGCGGCGCCGGCCACCCGCGACCGGCGCCGGCCCCGCTGCCGTCTTCGGGAACCCCGCGTACTGGGCGGCGCCGGCAGTCCAGATGCCCGCCCCCCCGGCCACGGGCGCCCGCAGCGCGACCACGCCCGCGGCACCCACCGAGCCGGCCGCCACGCTGTCCGAGGTGCTGCGCGGTACGGTCTTCGCCGCGCTGCCCGGCACCGAGACGGAGGCGCGCACGGTCGCCACCCTGCTGGGCCGCGACACGCGCGTGTACCTGAACGCGGCGGCCAGCGACGGCAACCTCTTCGCGCTCACGTCGCCCCGCGTGCTCCACATCGGTACGCACGGCTTCTTCCTGCAGGACGCGTGGGAGCGCCAGGCCCTGCCGGACCCCATGCTCCGTACCGGTCTGGCGCTCGCCGGGGCGCAGACGGCCGTCAGCGAGGGCGACAGCGAGGGCCTGCTCACCGGCCTGGAGCTGGCGGGCCTGCACCTGGAGGCCACGGATCTCGTGGTGCTGTCGGCCTGCGACACCGGGCTGGGCGACGCTGTGGCCGGCGAGGGCGTGGCCGGCCTGAACCAGGCGTTCCTGAGTGCCGGCGCCCGGCACATCGTGCTCAGCCAGTGGAAGGTCCCGGACGCCGAGACCGCCCAGCTGATGGCCGCGTTCTACGCCGAGTACGCGCGCGGCACCGAGGCGGCCGAGGCCCTGCGAGACGCCAAGCTGACCCTGCGGCGCCGGGGTCTGCCGCCGCGGGACTGGGCGGCGTTCCTGCTCAGCGGCGGGTAG
- a CDS encoding ArgE/DapE family deacylase, protein MSETLSDLLAALVRSDSTNPSLVPGGAGEGGIARFVGGWLAARGIAAELDEAAPGRVSVIARVPGTGGGRSVMLNAHLDTVGTEGMARPFDPVVQGGRMSGRGTYDMKGGLAACLLALVDARDAGLRGDVILTAVADEEHASLGVQSVLQRVRADAAIVAEPTELSVCTAHKGFTWHEITTHGRAAHGSRPDLGVDAIAHMGRVIGQLEALGQTLASRPAHPLLGHGSVHASLITGGQELSSYPERSTLHVERRTLPGETPDGVTQEIEALLSRLRADPTFHAEHRVTLARDPFGIDPGAPIVQAVLGAATTVLGTPPAVIGQTFWMDSAFLAAAGIPTVVFGPAGGGAHATEEWVDLDSVQQCREVYTATLRAICA, encoded by the coding sequence GTGTCCGAGACGCTTTCCGATCTGCTGGCGGCGCTGGTCCGCTCCGACTCCACCAATCCCTCGCTGGTGCCTGGTGGCGCGGGGGAGGGCGGCATCGCCCGCTTCGTGGGTGGGTGGCTCGCGGCCCGCGGCATCGCCGCCGAACTGGACGAGGCCGCCCCCGGCCGCGTCAGTGTGATCGCGCGCGTGCCCGGCACGGGCGGCGGCCGCTCGGTGATGCTCAATGCCCACCTCGACACCGTCGGCACCGAGGGCATGGCCCGGCCGTTTGATCCGGTGGTGCAGGGCGGGCGCATGTCCGGCCGCGGCACCTACGACATGAAGGGCGGGCTCGCGGCGTGCCTGCTGGCCCTGGTGGACGCCAGAGACGCCGGGCTGCGCGGAGACGTGATCCTGACCGCCGTGGCCGACGAGGAACACGCCAGCCTCGGCGTGCAGTCGGTCCTCCAGCGGGTGCGAGCCGACGCCGCCATCGTCGCGGAGCCCACCGAACTGAGCGTGTGCACCGCACACAAGGGCTTCACGTGGCACGAGATCACCACGCACGGCCGCGCCGCGCACGGCTCGCGCCCGGACCTCGGGGTGGACGCCATCGCGCACATGGGCCGCGTGATCGGGCAACTCGAGGCGCTCGGACAGACCCTCGCCAGCCGGCCGGCCCACCCGCTCCTCGGGCACGGCAGCGTGCACGCCTCGCTGATCACCGGCGGGCAGGAACTGTCCAGCTACCCGGAGCGCTCCACGCTGCACGTGGAGCGGCGCACCCTTCCCGGTGAGACCCCGGACGGAGTCACGCAGGAGATCGAGGCCCTGTTGTCGCGCCTGCGCGCCGACCCCACCTTCCACGCCGAGCACCGCGTCACCCTGGCACGCGATCCTTTCGGCATCGATCCGGGCGCGCCCATCGTGCAGGCCGTGCTCGGCGCGGCCACGACCGTGCTCGGCACTCCGCCCGCCGTGATCGGCCAGACCTTCTGGATGGACTCCGCGTTTCTCGCCGCCGCCGGCATCCCCACGGTCGTGTTCGGCCCGGCGGGAGGCGGCGCCCACGCCACCGAGGAATGGGTGGACCTCGACTCCGTCCAGCAGTGCCGTGAGGTGTACACGGCCACCCTCCGCGCCATCTGCGCCTGA
- a CDS encoding S1 family peptidase — protein MSAGRTRGIGRGAAWLGVLLAVGLSGAPVPAQGVGADPGDGLDRALLSTAHLFTLQEGSDKGAGCTGVVVGDDRTLLTNWHCVGKDAGLQSKSRALNNARGWVFVAPTRDPRQAPAFAYVARVVVGEPTLDVAVIRIFGTFSGDPDRPGPLPAGPLPLLPLPLANSDAVRLGQNVRVLGYPSLGGDTITLTEGRISGFDDENHDGTPDAFKTDAEVNHGNSGGLAINDQGQHIGIPTWARTDEGGSGKISRIRMINVAVPYLQQALALPAPTLADAQTPAQPPGLSTAATPPPAAAPATGTARIGPVTFHADAASPAAPEGTPLPSGLRQVVALAPFQSMTAGADWGSVWTYQGQAAAGATGGTAWTLGQKGTLQDTLSAAEGRTLPDGRYGWSVYVAGQLTSQGAFQIGAATPAVAPPAAPPAPVAPDVVIRGAVQDADSSQPIPDALVILLKPGVQLQDWTAAGYPPAQVAAQATTDASGAYQTTPPLPRGQTYHAVFAAKDYRITDGPVDVTADDPTPLALEPVALQRSQ, from the coding sequence GTGAGCGCAGGGCGCACGCGGGGAATCGGGCGCGGGGCCGCGTGGCTGGGCGTGCTGCTGGCCGTCGGGCTGAGCGGCGCGCCGGTGCCGGCCCAGGGCGTCGGGGCCGATCCGGGCGACGGCCTGGACCGGGCGCTGCTGTCCACCGCGCACCTCTTCACGCTGCAGGAGGGCAGCGACAAGGGGGCCGGCTGCACCGGCGTGGTGGTCGGGGACGACCGCACCCTGCTCACCAACTGGCACTGCGTGGGCAAGGACGCGGGCCTGCAGTCCAAGAGCCGCGCGCTGAACAACGCGCGCGGCTGGGTGTTCGTGGCCCCCACGCGCGACCCGCGGCAGGCGCCGGCCTTCGCGTACGTGGCGCGGGTGGTGGTGGGCGAACCCACGCTGGACGTGGCCGTGATCCGCATCTTCGGCACCTTCAGCGGCGACCCCGACCGGCCCGGTCCCCTGCCGGCCGGGCCGCTGCCGCTGCTGCCCCTGCCGCTGGCGAACTCCGACGCCGTCCGGCTCGGGCAGAACGTGCGCGTGCTGGGCTACCCGTCGCTCGGCGGCGACACCATCACGCTCACCGAGGGCCGCATCTCCGGCTTCGACGACGAGAACCACGACGGCACTCCCGACGCGTTCAAGACCGACGCGGAGGTCAACCACGGCAACTCCGGCGGCCTGGCCATCAACGACCAGGGGCAACACATCGGCATTCCCACGTGGGCACGCACGGACGAGGGCGGGTCCGGCAAGATCAGCCGCATCCGCATGATCAACGTGGCGGTGCCGTACCTCCAGCAGGCCCTCGCGCTGCCGGCCCCCACCCTGGCCGACGCCCAGACGCCCGCCCAGCCGCCGGGCCTTAGCACGGCCGCGACGCCGCCCCCGGCTGCGGCCCCGGCCACCGGGACGGCGCGGATCGGGCCGGTCACGTTCCACGCGGACGCGGCCAGCCCCGCCGCGCCGGAGGGCACGCCGCTGCCGTCGGGCCTGCGGCAGGTGGTGGCGCTGGCGCCGTTCCAGAGCATGACAGCCGGCGCCGACTGGGGCAGCGTGTGGACCTACCAGGGCCAGGCGGCGGCCGGCGCGACGGGCGGAACTGCGTGGACGCTCGGCCAGAAGGGCACGTTGCAGGACACCCTCAGCGCCGCCGAGGGCCGCACGCTGCCGGATGGCCGCTACGGGTGGTCGGTCTACGTGGCCGGGCAGCTCACGTCGCAGGGCGCCTTCCAGATCGGCGCGGCCACACCCGCCGTGGCGCCTCCGGCCGCGCCCCCAGCGCCGGTGGCCCCGGACGTCGTGATCCGGGGCGCCGTGCAGGACGCCGACAGCTCGCAGCCGATTCCGGACGCGCTGGTGATCTTGCTCAAACCCGGCGTCCAGCTCCAGGACTGGACGGCGGCCGGCTACCCGCCCGCCCAGGTCGCCGCGCAGGCCACCACGGACGCCTCCGGGGCGTACCAGACCACGCCCCCACTGCCGCGCGGGCAGACGTACCACGCGGTGTTCGCGGCGAAGGACTACCGCATCACCGATGGACCGGTCGACGTGACGGCGGACGATCCGACCCCGCTGGCGCTGGAGCCCGTCGCCCTGCAACGCTCCCAATGA
- a CDS encoding GntR family transcriptional regulator, whose translation MPIPPTAPKRARSLARDDVYMQLSTWIIDGTLQPGEALRDLDIAGRLGVSRTPVREALRRLEDEGLIETALNRWTRVAPLDAARAADLYPVVEALEMLALRLAMPALTGPDITHLRDLNAQLGAALQHGDARAAVEADMAFHGVWTERAGNRELHHTLHALKRKLRRIELAYFHAGSAGTESVEEHAVLLHALHAGDVEASVRALHANWQGSLRRLQHSGLGLT comes from the coding sequence ATGCCCATTCCCCCCACGGCCCCGAAGCGCGCCCGGTCCCTGGCCCGCGACGACGTGTACATGCAGCTCAGCACGTGGATCATCGACGGCACCCTCCAGCCCGGCGAGGCGCTGCGCGACCTCGACATCGCCGGCCGGCTCGGCGTGAGCCGCACGCCCGTGCGCGAGGCCCTGCGCCGCCTGGAGGACGAGGGCCTGATCGAGACGGCGCTGAACCGCTGGACCCGCGTGGCCCCCCTGGACGCCGCGCGGGCCGCCGACCTCTACCCGGTGGTGGAGGCGCTGGAGATGCTCGCTCTGCGCCTCGCCATGCCGGCCCTCACTGGGCCGGATATCACACACCTGCGTGACCTGAACGCCCAGCTCGGGGCCGCCCTCCAGCACGGAGACGCCCGCGCGGCCGTGGAGGCGGACATGGCCTTCCACGGCGTGTGGACCGAGCGCGCCGGCAACCGCGAGCTGCACCACACCCTGCATGCCCTCAAACGCAAACTGCGCCGCATCGAACTCGCGTACTTTCACGCGGGCAGCGCCGGCACGGAATCGGTGGAGGAACACGCGGTCCTGCTGCATGCCCTGCACGCCGGGGACGTGGAGGCCAGTGTCCGCGCCCTGCACGCCAACTGGCAGGGAAGCCTGCGCCGCCTCCAGCACAGCGGTCTTGGGCTGACGTGA
- a CDS encoding CHASE2 domain-containing protein: protein MDTPAADAAATPAPRPWIQAVRESAVAVVVFLFLSWAVTEGRLGWFSDTLADAQDQAYDALASLEYHFASPVAPPAGTPPVVFVDIDDDTVQAANISPYLFHRGVLADLLTRVAATQPRAVYVDLNLSAPSQEPVLDRRGTARFPRSAGDEALLTALRAPHAFPVLLSQPAVFGEPLSRFGAACWVTPAVITDSGDTVRRVPRRWADGPYPVSEALFQASQPGGFQCPDARRGSSPPRDVYRTALYGEPIVFHEVPTSGARTYAWPGLSVISARTVLAQDAPVLEPGALVVVGRTDADNLDMHGSAVGSLPGVELHLNALMTLLAYRHPVVALDPIASSLLAFAAMLLAILAAPLLSGLLTRGLTRLGVRRQVGDVFEHPIMWGLLFGAAFLAYRYAGRFLDFALPIVSLELARLALGRRLNQLATKTLKMAKLLN from the coding sequence GTGGACACTCCCGCTGCGGACGCCGCAGCGACGCCTGCGCCGCGCCCGTGGATTCAGGCGGTGCGGGAAAGCGCGGTGGCGGTGGTCGTGTTCCTGTTCCTGTCGTGGGCAGTCACCGAGGGACGCCTGGGCTGGTTCTCCGACACGCTGGCCGACGCGCAGGACCAGGCCTACGACGCGCTCGCGTCCCTGGAGTACCACTTCGCCAGCCCGGTCGCCCCGCCCGCCGGCACGCCGCCCGTGGTGTTCGTCGATATCGACGACGACACGGTCCAGGCCGCGAACATCAGCCCGTACCTGTTCCACCGCGGCGTGCTCGCGGACCTGCTCACGCGGGTGGCGGCCACGCAGCCGCGCGCCGTGTACGTGGACCTGAACCTCAGCGCGCCCAGCCAGGAACCCGTGCTCGACCGGCGGGGGACCGCCCGCTTTCCGCGCTCGGCCGGCGACGAGGCGCTGCTGACGGCGCTGCGCGCGCCCCACGCCTTTCCCGTCCTGCTGTCGCAGCCGGCGGTGTTCGGGGAACCGCTCAGCCGCTTCGGCGCCGCGTGCTGGGTGACGCCGGCCGTGATCACCGACAGCGGTGACACGGTGCGGCGCGTGCCCCGCCGCTGGGCCGACGGGCCGTATCCGGTGTCCGAGGCGCTGTTCCAGGCGTCGCAGCCCGGCGGCTTCCAGTGTCCGGACGCGCGGCGCGGCAGTTCGCCCCCGCGCGACGTCTACCGCACGGCGCTGTACGGCGAGCCCATCGTGTTCCACGAGGTGCCGACCAGCGGCGCCCGGACGTACGCGTGGCCCGGCCTGAGCGTGATCAGCGCCCGCACGGTGCTCGCGCAGGACGCGCCGGTCCTCGAGCCCGGCGCGCTCGTCGTGGTCGGCCGCACCGATGCTGACAACCTGGACATGCACGGCAGCGCCGTGGGGTCGCTGCCCGGCGTTGAACTCCACCTCAACGCCCTGATGACCCTGCTCGCCTACCGCCACCCGGTGGTCGCGCTCGATCCCATCGCGTCGTCGCTGCTGGCCTTTGCGGCCATGCTGCTGGCGATCCTGGCCGCACCGCTGCTGAGTGGTCTGCTCACCCGCGGCCTGACGCGGCTGGGCGTGCGGCGCCAGGTGGGCGACGTGTTCGAGCACCCGATCATGTGGGGCCTGCTGTTCGGCGCGGCGTTCCTGGCTTACCGCTATGCGGGGCGTTTCCTCGACTTCGCGCTGCCGATCGTCAGTCTGGAACTCGCCCGGCTGGCGCTGGGCCGCCGCCTGAACCAGCTCGCCACCAAGACCCTCAAGATGGCCAAACTGCTCAACTGA